A portion of the Coriobacteriia bacterium genome contains these proteins:
- a CDS encoding 1-acyl-sn-glycerol-3-phosphate acyltransferase, with amino-acid sequence MKSLEEIFDSGVWVPKGKPHNWFIYVAAYFVRPILKVCFRWKIRGIENLEAIGDEPVVYVCNHVSYADPCVHWCAFYGQRRFSRILARHTLFKPVLAQLIARVGAIPVNPDSADRTAVKRAAACLKRGESVLIYPEGTRMNKPDKVYHPHAGAVLIANMGHARIVPIGIEGTEKIMPYGKPKFIRFPRVYLNVGKPIDPRGDQFENLPKKGRADAIIASIMDEVFRLRDTARG; translated from the coding sequence ATGAAGTCTCTCGAAGAGATATTCGACTCGGGTGTCTGGGTTCCCAAAGGCAAACCGCACAACTGGTTCATCTATGTGGCGGCATACTTCGTGCGCCCCATCCTCAAGGTGTGCTTTCGTTGGAAGATACGCGGCATCGAGAACCTCGAGGCCATTGGCGACGAACCCGTCGTCTACGTCTGCAATCACGTCTCGTACGCCGACCCATGTGTGCACTGGTGCGCGTTTTACGGGCAAAGGCGCTTCAGCCGCATCCTTGCACGGCATACGCTGTTCAAGCCTGTGCTCGCGCAGCTCATTGCCCGCGTGGGGGCGATTCCCGTCAATCCCGACTCTGCTGACCGCACGGCGGTCAAGCGTGCCGCTGCCTGTCTCAAGCGTGGCGAGAGCGTGCTCATCTATCCTGAGGGCACGAGGATGAACAAGCCGGACAAGGTGTACCATCCCCATGCCGGCGCCGTTCTTATTGCTAATATGGGCCATGCGCGCATCGTGCCGATTGGCATCGAGGGCACGGAGAAGATCATGCCCTACGGCAAACCCAAGTTCATCCGCTTCCCGCGTGTCTACCTTAACGTGGGCAAACCCATCGACCCACGAGGCGATCAATTCGAGAACCTTCCCAAGAAGGGGAGGGCGGATGCGATCATCGCCTCGATCATGGACGAGGTCTTTCGTCTGCGCGATACGGCACGCGGCTAG
- a CDS encoding (d)CMP kinase, which translates to MIIAIDGPAGSGKSTIAKRVARMLGFHYLDTGAMYRCIALYAIEHGIDFSDAAALEPVAREVPIVFSHEPGNPVASAVSFDGVDVTAAIRTPEVDKAVSPVSAIPEVRTALVEQQRRIAAHDDIVMEGRDIGTVVFPHADLKIFLTASPEERARRRALQNAERGFGDTDPSVILADLLARDKADSTRATSPLKPADDASELDTTDMSIDEVCDAIVKMARAVHEGEQ; encoded by the coding sequence GTGATAATTGCTATCGATGGGCCTGCGGGTTCCGGCAAATCAACCATTGCCAAGCGCGTCGCACGCATGCTCGGCTTTCACTACCTTGACACGGGTGCCATGTACCGCTGCATCGCCCTCTATGCCATCGAGCACGGCATCGATTTTAGCGATGCCGCTGCACTCGAGCCCGTCGCGCGCGAAGTTCCCATCGTCTTCTCGCACGAGCCGGGCAATCCCGTTGCCAGCGCCGTCTCCTTCGATGGCGTCGACGTAACGGCTGCGATTCGCACGCCAGAGGTCGACAAGGCCGTCAGCCCGGTGTCGGCCATCCCCGAGGTGCGCACGGCCCTCGTGGAGCAACAGCGTCGTATCGCCGCGCATGATGACATCGTGATGGAGGGCCGCGATATCGGAACGGTCGTCTTTCCCCATGCGGATCTCAAGATTTTCCTGACGGCAAGCCCCGAGGAACGCGCACGTCGCCGTGCGTTGCAGAATGCCGAGCGCGGCTTCGGCGATACGGATCCGTCGGTCATACTCGCTGATCTCCTCGCTCGTGACAAGGCCGATAGCACGCGCGCCACTTCGCCGCTCAAACCGGCAGACGATGCCAGCGAACTCGATACGACGGACATGAGCATAGACGAGGTGTGCGATGCGATCGTGAAGATGGCTCGTGCGGTACACGAGGGGGAACAATAG
- the aroA gene encoding 3-phosphoshikimate 1-carboxyvinyltransferase, whose product MPFVGSIRVPSDKSISHRAVLFAGLAQGTSRLEAVLPSDDVHATIEAIKALGAHANLAPGSRGLEGEVEGIGCVRGSDPLTHPAAGLVMDCGNSGTTARLLMGVLAGLGVDATLVGDASLSRRPMERVMRPLRRLGAAFESDEGHLPVRVLSNQGLHAAQLVTEQASAQVKSAILLAGMQAQGVTSVTEPSKSRDHTELLLPAFGVDVEVNGLTASVEGPAHMHAHDMSVPGDPSSAVFVAVAAALSPGSDVTLEQVALNPTRTGAFEVLRRMGAALTYRNERTEGRERVGDVHVAYMPQLIATRVLPDEIPTLIDEIPILAIAAALACGETVFESCGELRVKECDRMTAIIEGLAAFGVVAYADSDDLHIMGLAGDLSGMPTHVSLPTYGDHRLAMTWYLAGELFGVDVELDDPDCVRVSWPDFFADMESLKR is encoded by the coding sequence ATGCCCTTCGTCGGCTCCATTCGCGTACCTTCCGACAAGTCCATCTCGCACCGCGCCGTTCTCTTTGCTGGCCTCGCGCAGGGCACCTCGAGGCTCGAGGCCGTGCTGCCAAGCGACGACGTGCATGCGACCATCGAGGCGATCAAGGCACTCGGCGCACATGCCAATTTGGCGCCGGGATCCCGTGGTCTCGAAGGGGAAGTCGAGGGCATTGGATGTGTCAGGGGATCTGACCCCCTGACACATCCTGCGGCGGGACTCGTCATGGATTGTGGTAATTCCGGTACGACAGCTCGTCTGCTCATGGGCGTGCTTGCCGGTCTCGGCGTTGACGCGACGCTTGTCGGTGATGCTTCGCTCTCCCGACGTCCCATGGAACGCGTCATGAGGCCTTTGCGCCGTCTTGGTGCGGCATTCGAGAGCGACGAGGGCCATTTGCCCGTCCGTGTTCTTTCAAACCAGGGCCTGCACGCTGCACAGCTCGTGACCGAGCAAGCTTCGGCCCAGGTGAAGTCAGCCATCTTGCTTGCCGGCATGCAGGCGCAGGGAGTGACCTCTGTCACGGAGCCCTCGAAAAGCCGTGACCACACGGAGCTGCTCTTGCCCGCCTTCGGCGTCGATGTCGAGGTGAACGGCCTCACGGCATCTGTCGAAGGTCCGGCGCACATGCACGCGCATGACATGTCCGTTCCCGGCGATCCTTCCTCGGCAGTCTTCGTGGCCGTCGCCGCCGCGCTTTCCCCCGGTTCCGATGTCACTCTCGAGCAGGTCGCGCTCAATCCGACACGCACGGGCGCGTTCGAGGTACTGCGTCGCATGGGAGCTGCGCTCACGTATCGAAACGAGCGTACGGAAGGGCGCGAACGCGTGGGTGACGTACACGTTGCCTATATGCCGCAGCTTATTGCGACCCGTGTCCTGCCGGACGAGATCCCCACGCTCATCGACGAGATACCCATCCTCGCCATTGCCGCGGCACTAGCATGCGGTGAGACGGTCTTCGAGTCATGTGGCGAGCTGCGCGTGAAGGAATGTGACCGCATGACCGCCATCATCGAGGGGCTTGCAGCCTTCGGCGTTGTGGCTTATGCCGATAGTGACGACCTGCACATCATGGGTTTGGCTGGTGACCTAAGCGGCATGCCCACCCATGTCTCGCTCCCGACGTATGGCGACCATCGCCTTGCGATGACCTGGTACCTTGCAGGTGAGCTCTTCGGCGTCGATGTCGAGCTCGACGATCCCGATTGCGTGCGCGTGTCATGGCCCGATTTCTTCGCCGATATGGAGAGCCTGAAACGTTGA
- a CDS encoding prephenate dehydrogenase/arogenate dehydrogenase family protein encodes MSIPFKKVVIIGVGLIGGSIAAAMKELDDPPTIIGIGRHAEPLEKARQQGALDEYALVDDPRVDEWLSSGECDLVIIATPVHAAREWFERLEANGYDGVITDVASTKAVITGYSDEVLSRPDLYLPGHPMAGSEANGFGAARADLFQGAYWILCPEGDKQDEVFLKLYETFSALGARIISISREQHDSAIAIVSHVPHMVASSLVELAGNHVDERKELLRLAAGGFKDSTRIAAGSPELWCGIALDNSEALSQGLHEVGEIIARFETAIREGDAETLTTMLEESARLRRSLPAKWIPDSAKLTQVRIPMTDHPGIIAEVTGMAGHAACNIQSIEIDHINEDTAVLELILTDEGDMGRFGGELITKGYDFSIRSLEEEL; translated from the coding sequence ATGTCAATACCATTCAAGAAGGTCGTCATCATTGGCGTTGGCCTCATCGGAGGCTCGATTGCCGCGGCAATGAAGGAACTTGACGACCCGCCCACCATCATCGGCATCGGTCGCCATGCCGAGCCGCTCGAGAAAGCCCGACAGCAAGGCGCGCTCGACGAGTACGCGCTCGTCGATGACCCACGTGTCGACGAGTGGCTTTCGAGCGGCGAATGCGACCTCGTCATCATCGCCACACCCGTGCACGCGGCGCGCGAGTGGTTCGAGCGCCTCGAAGCTAATGGCTACGATGGCGTCATCACCGATGTCGCTTCGACCAAGGCGGTCATCACCGGCTATTCCGATGAAGTCCTCTCGCGTCCCGATCTTTACCTCCCCGGACATCCCATGGCGGGATCCGAGGCCAATGGCTTCGGTGCCGCGCGCGCCGACCTCTTCCAGGGTGCCTACTGGATTCTCTGCCCTGAGGGCGACAAGCAAGACGAGGTCTTCCTCAAGCTCTACGAGACCTTCAGCGCGCTCGGTGCACGCATCATCTCCATCAGTCGCGAGCAGCATGACAGCGCCATTGCCATCGTGAGCCACGTGCCGCACATGGTTGCCTCCTCGCTCGTCGAGCTCGCTGGCAATCACGTTGACGAGCGCAAGGAGCTCCTGCGCTTGGCCGCCGGCGGCTTCAAGGACTCCACGCGTATCGCAGCCGGTTCCCCCGAGCTCTGGTGTGGCATCGCGCTCGACAACAGCGAGGCACTCTCACAGGGCCTGCATGAGGTCGGCGAGATCATCGCGCGCTTCGAGACGGCCATTCGCGAAGGTGATGCCGAAACGCTCACGACCATGCTCGAGGAGAGCGCGCGTCTGCGGCGCAGCCTGCCTGCCAAGTGGATTCCCGATTCGGCCAAACTCACGCAGGTGCGCATCCCCATGACCGACCATCCGGGCATCATCGCCGAGGTGACGGGTATGGCAGGACATGCCGCCTGCAACATCCAATCCATCGAGATCGACCACATCAACGAGGACACCGCCGTGCTCGAACTTATCCTGACCGACGAGGGCGATATGGGCCGCTTTGGTGGCGAGCTCATCACCAAGGGTTACGACTTCTCGATAAGAAGTCTCGAAGAGGAGCTCTAG
- a CDS encoding peptidylprolyl isomerase → MKKFARAFAIIGLSALICCTLAACGSSSSSSKSVDPNTVTTKASGKYATGTHHAVVKVEGFDPFTIELYADSAPVTVANFCSLAEDGYYDGLKFYRIVEGFCLQGGTKGNSASGNDPALPPIIGEFYENDVDNSFADEFKRGTVAMARTGVYNSAKTTFFITLATSENVSLSLDGQYAAFGMVDDAGMQTVDAIVNTYLKYATGQGGAINNPDNMPTIEYITIED, encoded by the coding sequence ATGAAGAAGTTCGCCCGCGCTTTTGCAATCATCGGGCTCAGTGCCCTGATCTGCTGCACGCTTGCTGCGTGCGGCTCGTCCTCGTCCTCGTCAAAGAGCGTCGATCCCAATACCGTGACCACGAAGGCATCGGGCAAATACGCCACAGGCACGCATCATGCCGTCGTCAAGGTCGAGGGTTTCGACCCGTTCACTATCGAGCTGTATGCCGATTCGGCACCGGTCACGGTCGCGAACTTCTGCAGCCTCGCCGAGGACGGATACTACGATGGTCTCAAGTTCTACCGCATCGTCGAGGGCTTTTGCCTGCAGGGCGGCACGAAGGGCAATAGCGCTTCGGGCAATGACCCTGCGCTGCCTCCCATCATTGGCGAGTTCTACGAAAACGATGTCGACAACAGCTTCGCCGACGAGTTCAAGCGCGGCACGGTCGCCATGGCACGTACCGGCGTCTACAACAGCGCCAAGACCACCTTCTTCATCACGCTTGCCACAAGCGAGAACGTCTCGCTCAGCCTTGATGGCCAGTACGCTGCGTTCGGCATGGTTGACGATGCCGGCATGCAGACGGTGGATGCAATCGTGAACACCTATCTCAAGTATGCCACGGGCCAGGGCGGAGCAATCAACAACCCCGACAACATGCCCACGATTGAGTACATCACCATCGAGGATTAG
- the trpS gene encoding tryptophan--tRNA ligase, with translation MPNEGSFEAAKRKSDLIRADFDVNPGKYRMLTGDRPTGRLHLGHYFGTLKGRVDLQNRGIHTNIVIADYQVITDRDTTDNIADNVYNIVIDYLACGIDPAKTMIFTHSAVPALNQLMLPFLSLVSESELERNPTVKAEQEASGHALTGLLLTYPVHQACDILFCKGNVVPVGKDQLPHIELTRTIARRFNERYAPVFPEPEGVLSDVIEVPGLDGRKMSKSYKNGISLCMTADETAKIIKKSPTDSDRNITFDRENRPGVSALLTTAALCSGRTEVDIAAEIGDGGGGTLKAFVTEAVNDYFAPIRARREELARDLDYVKDVLHEGNRKANEIANATLGEVNEAMGMVY, from the coding sequence ATGCCAAATGAAGGCAGCTTCGAGGCGGCGAAGCGCAAGAGCGATTTGATTCGCGCCGATTTCGACGTTAACCCCGGCAAGTACCGTATGCTCACGGGTGACCGTCCTACGGGCAGGTTGCACCTCGGGCATTACTTCGGGACGCTCAAGGGGCGTGTCGATCTGCAGAACCGCGGCATACACACCAACATCGTCATTGCAGATTATCAGGTCATTACCGATCGCGACACGACGGATAATATCGCCGATAACGTCTATAACATCGTCATTGACTACCTTGCCTGCGGCATTGATCCGGCCAAGACGATGATCTTCACGCACTCCGCAGTTCCCGCGCTCAATCAGCTCATGCTACCTTTCCTCTCGCTCGTGAGCGAGTCCGAGCTCGAGCGCAATCCAACCGTCAAGGCCGAGCAGGAGGCATCGGGCCATGCGCTCACCGGCCTGCTTTTGACATACCCGGTCCACCAGGCCTGCGACATTCTCTTCTGCAAGGGTAATGTCGTACCCGTCGGCAAGGACCAGCTGCCGCACATCGAGCTCACGCGCACCATCGCCCGTCGCTTTAACGAGCGCTACGCCCCGGTCTTTCCCGAGCCCGAGGGCGTCCTCTCGGATGTCATCGAGGTTCCCGGCCTGGACGGTCGCAAGATGTCCAAGAGCTACAAGAACGGCATCTCATTGTGCATGACGGCAGACGAGACGGCCAAGATCATCAAGAAGTCCCCGACGGATTCCGATCGCAACATCACCTTCGACCGCGAAAATCGACCTGGCGTCTCCGCGTTGCTTACCACCGCCGCGCTGTGCTCGGGTCGCACCGAGGTGGACATCGCCGCCGAGATTGGCGATGGAGGAGGCGGCACGCTCAAGGCGTTTGTCACCGAGGCGGTCAATGACTACTTCGCTCCCATACGCGCGCGCCGCGAGGAGCTTGCGCGTGACCTCGATTACGTCAAGGACGTGTTGCATGAGGGCAATCGCAAGGCGAACGAGATCGCCAATGCGACGCTTGGCGAGGTGAACGAGGCGATGGGAATGGTCTACTAG
- a CDS encoding rRNA pseudouridine synthase: MTDATPEQPFPMRLQKFLARAGVASRRGSEDLMTAGRVSVNGQVVTELGSKVDPKVDMVCVDGREVHLEDDSVYLMLYKPKGYLTTMDDPQGRPCVAQLVPRDLYPGLYPVGRLDKDTTGLLLFTTDGDMGQHLLHPKHHVDKTYQAHVDGVPDEVDLARLSGGIMLDDGLTAPARVRIVAKRPDGSSDIELVIHEGRKRQVKRMCSTVHHPVLDLHRSSFGPLELVDVEEGAWRLLRDDEVASLRETAGL; encoded by the coding sequence ATGACGGATGCAACGCCCGAACAACCGTTTCCCATGCGCCTGCAGAAGTTCCTCGCCCGTGCGGGCGTTGCGAGCCGGCGTGGCTCGGAGGATCTCATGACCGCCGGGCGTGTGAGCGTGAACGGCCAGGTCGTGACCGAGCTCGGGAGTAAGGTCGATCCCAAAGTCGATATGGTCTGCGTTGATGGCCGTGAGGTGCATCTCGAAGACGATTCCGTCTACCTCATGCTCTACAAGCCCAAGGGCTATCTGACGACCATGGACGATCCGCAGGGACGTCCCTGCGTCGCGCAGCTCGTGCCGCGTGATCTATATCCTGGCCTCTATCCCGTTGGCAGACTCGATAAGGACACGACGGGCTTGCTCCTGTTCACGACCGATGGCGACATGGGCCAGCACCTCCTTCATCCCAAACACCATGTCGACAAGACGTATCAGGCACATGTGGACGGCGTGCCCGATGAGGTCGATCTTGCGCGCCTGAGTGGTGGCATCATGCTCGACGACGGTCTCACGGCGCCGGCACGGGTTCGCATCGTTGCCAAACGCCCCGATGGCAGTTCCGATATCGAGCTCGTCATTCACGAGGGCAGAAAGCGTCAGGTCAAGCGCATGTGTTCGACCGTGCATCATCCGGTGCTCGACTTGCACCGGAGTAGCTTCGGCCCACTTGAGCTCGTCGATGTCGAGGAGGGCGCCTGGCGTCTCTTGCGCGATGACGAGGTCGCGAGCTTGCGCGAGACTGCGGGCCTTTAG